The Cervus elaphus chromosome 32, mCerEla1.1, whole genome shotgun sequence region GAATTTGAAGATAGTGcttttaaagaggaaattaaagTGTCATGAGTTCATATGAGTTGGTCTAAACCCAAGATGActgctgtttttattattaaaaaaagacagagagagagagatcagctCATAGAAACTCACAGAGGATAGAGTACTTACAGACACATGGAAATgacagccatctacaagccagaGAGAGGCTTCATAATGAAACCAACTCTACTGACACTTTGATTTTGAATTCACAGCCTCCAAACTGGGAGGAAATCCATCTCTCTGGTTTAAGCCAACCAGCGTGTGGTACTTAGTTATGGCAGTCCTAGCAAATCGATATGCTCTGTGTTCTACAGACAAACAGAGTACTTTGATATTGgattgaagcttttttttttttcctttgaagaatagtatcatttttatatattttaatatttatagtggagattaatacatacatacaaaatgtGCACAACACAAACATGTACAGCTTAATGAATTTTTAACACAGTAAACAGACTTATAAGATCCAAGATCTAAAGCAAGGATAATATTAACACTACTTCAGATCCACGTCTCACCTCCTTTCTCAGTTACTGTCCCTCAAGTCAGCTGCATCTTCacttttattgggcttccctggtcgttcagatggtaaagaatctccctgcaatgtgggcaacccaggttcgatccttggatcagaagatcccctggagaaggaactggcaacccactccagcatacttgcctggagcatcccatggacagaggagcctggtggaccatgcggtggcaaagagttggacatgatggagtgactaCATGATGTGATGATGATGTGATTATTTGTATCATTGTAGatcgttgtgttggtttctgaatTTTACATAACTGGAATCAAACTACATATTCTTCCATGTATTGTCTTCTGGTGAACACTAAATGTCTGATTATTGTGTGGATTATTGTTTAAGTTTGTTTGAACTGGTAtaccaaaaatacataaacaagtaGCTATTTTCTTCCTGAGAGGTTAGTGGAACTCAGCTTTTGTTCAGTGATTTGGAAGACAAGGGTGATTCATCGCAATGCAACTTAGGATCTAGACAAGAGGGAACTAGTCAACGCAATCCTAAATCTGTAAATAAATGGGAAGCTAAAGTGACAGTAAAGATAAAGAGCAGATAAATAACCAACCGGGCTTTGCTAGCTGTTCAGCAGTAAAgattctacctgcaatgcaggagccaaaggagactcgggtttgacccctggtttgggaggatACCACAGAGTAGGGCActgtaacccacttcagtattcttgtctggagaatttatggacagaaaagcctggctggttacagtccatagggtcacaaagagttggacatgattgaagagacttagcatgaaCACATGCAAATAACCAATTCATAGGTGTTTTTTGTAAAGTATATCCCTAGATGAAAGCAAAAAACTACACGTCTTGGTGAGGAATAAAAAAGGTCTGGGAAGGAGACTGTCATTTGCCAGATTAACAATGGTGGCCACTCCTGTAGTCACTGTCTACCTTGGCtaaaggacttcccttgtggctcagatggtaaagcgtctgtctgcaatgcaggagacctgggtttgatccctgggttgggaagattccctagagaaggaaatgtcagcccactccagtatccttgcctggaaaatcctatggacgacGGGGCCTgataggctaccgtccatggggtcgcaaagagtcagatacgactgagcgacttcactttcactttcaccttggcTAAAAGAGATCATTGTTCTTCACAGAGTTCTTGTCTctcagaaaaataacaaatagtGACAAAGTCTTACACTCTTCTTGTCATTACTCAGGTTTGAAAGTTTCTCTGGTTCCTatctgtaacaaattcaatccTACATATGTTAGCAAAGCATTCCCATTCCACCTCATGTGATCCTGTGTACTATTTCTCAATTTTCTATCCATGATTGGTGGCCCACACATGATCAAACCATTCTCCTTCCATCAATTGCCTCTTATTGCctctttctttagaaaatgtCTTTGCACCCATCTTATACCTTTTCGAAATTCTACTCAGTTTTCAAAGCCTAGCTCTATCCTGAAAGTCTTAGtcagaattattttttcctctctcttcacaaaacatttttataaaaagaacttCATCAACTGTTTCCCTTATCCTAGAAACTTGTATGGCaaataaatgtgaattttctTCATAAATAAACATGATAGTGGGTGTATATTTAATGGTTTTTAAAACCTATGTTTTCTACCCTTGACAAACTTTAATAACTTGTGTTGAACTAAGTTAACACATGactgtgaatatatttttatcaaatatattatcatataatttccccccaaaaaaaaatctctatcaGTTGAGGTGTGAAATAAGAGGAAACTTTCCCTCAACATAGTCTTGCCTAGCTAAAGCAAACTTTCATTAAGTTTATCAAATAGTCTTCTAGGAAAAATCCATTTTATTACAATAGAGTTCTCAACCCAAAATCatcaaaataaacaataattttaaatatactgtAATTTCCAAATCAATGACTACTTTTACACGCATTCTGATTTTCTGAGTTCAATAATGAGTatcatattatttctttaaaactcaggaaaatttattcaacatttaaatTTCCATTGAACATCTACTTGTAAAGTGTGAGACAGATGAGTTTAAAGTAAGGAATAAAGGATTCAGAGCCAAAGATTTTAAGTAAGTCACTGATATAAATATTACTTGACTCTAGATTGAatactcttaaaaatataatatttattctattattcaaataaaacaaacaaaaatcatgttTACAGCATCCCATAGTAAAAGATAATCAAATATGAGCTGTTCAAATTCTTCAGGTAGTGATTCTTCATCCTTATTGATAAAGAATAATATGTAGTAATTCAAATGTGATATTATTTATATTccttctttctatttatttggcaGTTCAAATGAAGAATCACAAACGTATAGAAGAGACACTACTTCAATTTCGCTATTCATTCTTCTAAGGAAGTACCATATTCACAAGAGAATTACAAAGCAGGGATATTTTTCTGGCttgcaaatattaaaaagatggaaaattcaCTTGAAAAAATGTAAGTTTTTGAGATACTATATATCCTTAACCATATTTTGGAGTTCCAATATAATCTATGATAAATAACAATTTCATTTGATCTTAGTAGTTACAAAGTGGCAAGACACCATAATGTTGTTCCATATCACCAGCTCTGCAGAAAACAGCTGCAATGTTGTACATAAATCTATGCAAAACCTCATGTATAGGCAATGTTAGCCACATAAGTGTACATTTTGCACATAACTACatgaaaaatacatgaaactACATGAAAAGTAGGTAATCATATGGATGTAATGGTCACAGAGAGCAGCAGGAAGGAAACCCTGAGTTACCAGGAATGTAATCATATTATACTCTTCGAATAAGTTGGACaagaaaatgacttttttaaacaaaattttaaccaGAATGTGTGAGATTGGCAGATTGGCAAAGTGACAGTATGAGAGTGTGAATCTCAAAGTTAGGTCTAAGTTTTCAACAAGAAAGAGAATACAGGGAAATAGGAATAAGAGGAAGAAGACAAGTTGCAAAACTGAACAACTGGTCAGTTTCAGGAGGCTAAAATCCTTCTTTCTTGTCTGATTTATTCTGAACATTTCCAGTTGAATTCTTctgtttaaggaaataaaaacagatttattaCACATGAATAAATTGCACATATTTTATGATACCATCAGTATGTTAACATGATGTCTAATTCTCTTCACATTATAAGACTTAAATTGCAATTTCCACTTTGTAAAAGTTGTCTATAcctctatctatccatctatctatcctcTATCTATCACATACCTATGTTTTAGGGAACActaagctcaacatttagaaaactaagatcatggcatctggtcccattacctcatggggaatagatggggaaacagtggaaacagtttcggactttacttttttgggctccaaaatcactgcagatggtgattgcagccatgaaattaaaagactcttactccttggaaggaaagttatgaccaacctagatagcatattaaaaagtagagacattactttgccaacaaaggtccatctagtcaaggctatggtttttccagtagtcatgtatggatgtgagagttggactgtgaagaaagctgaaggctgaaaaattgacgcttttgtactgtggtgctggagaagactcttgagagtcccttggactgcaaggagattcaaccagtccatcctaaaggagaccagtcctgggtgctcattggaaggactgatgctgaagctgaaactccaatacttcggccacctcatgcgaagagttgactcattcgagaagaccctgatgctgggatggattgggggcaggaggagaggggacgacagaggatgagatggctggatgtcattaccgactggatggacatgagtttgagtaaactccaggagttggtgatggacagggaggcctgccgtgctgggattcatggggtcgcaaagagttggacacgactgagctactgaattgaACTTAACTGACTATGTACCAGGCTAAGTAATAGAGAAATAATTGCTTTCAAATGTTATATCTGGCCTTAAGATGTTTATTGAAAAGGATTTCTTGGTGGCTtaaacagtaaggaatctgcctgcaatgtgggagacctgggtttgatccctgggttaggaagacccctggagaaggaaatggcaacccgctccagtactcttgcctgaaaaattccatggacagaggagcctgacaggctacagtccatggggttgcaaagagtcagacacaactgagcgatttcacttttcaactttttttttttaaaggcatttatAATATCATGGGAAACATTGGTTTAAATTAAATAACCAAACCTATAAGGATATTATATCTAAATAGTAATAAATgtaataatggaaaaataaagaaagctatGAGGAGGGAGAATCTCAAACAAGGGAGTAATTtcctatttaataataaaatgagtTCATTTTATTGATTGAAAATTATGTAACAAGCACTCTGCTAAATATTTTAGGTAATAATCCATTTCCTCTATACAGCTTCCCTATGAGAAATCACCATATATTAttctcacagatgagaaaactgaggcagggagGTTGAGTAACCTGCTCAGTGTATTGGATTCCAGAATTCATGCTTCTAACTCTTAATTTAGTTAACAAATGATGGAGTCGGGATCTGATTATAAATCttactttattaaacatttaatttaatttattgaagATAATAAGATAGGACATCATCTCATGGTGGATTATATCATTCAATGTCCAGCAACTGTTAAATACCTGGTCAATACCTGGTCAATAACATTATTGGAAGACAGAAAATTATAGCTTTATTCATTGCATAGTTTTTGTCATCAACAAACTATAGTGAAAAAAGGATGGTATAATAGAAAAAAGCAATAAACTTGGAAGTCAAACATATTTGAAATAGTCTTCAAAGCCAGCCACTCACAAAACCATTCACACAAACTTGGGGTTctctcatagttcagttggtaaagaatctgcctgcaatgcaagaggccctggttcgattcctgagtccggaagatccgctggagaagggatcggctacccactccagtattcttgggcttcctttgtggctcagttgataaagaatctgcccacaatgcaggagacctgggtttgatccctgcattgggaagatccctggagaagggaaaggctacccactccagtattctggcctggagaattccatggatacagtccatggggtcacagagaatctgacacaactgagccactttcacttttcactttctaagTTATGAGATTTTATGTTAGTAATCTGTAGTCTCTGTATGGTCATTTCTAAAATGGGAATACTGAAATAATACTgaaatatatactgaaatataatatataatataattaatatatatattatatataacaatatataatataatataatactgAAATAATAGTATTGGTGATAACATTAAGTGAAACAACAGATATTAAGTTGGCCAGAAAGATTCGTTCGGGTTTTCTGCAAGATCAGATGGAAGAAGttgaacaaacattttggccaacccaatattaaaacagtgcctgatctttgaaaattatcattatttatttttctctcctccatgtgtacatgtgtgagtGTGAAAGTCTAAACATTCTTCAAATATCCACTACTCTAAAGAAAgcatatatgaataaaaatactaGGCTTATTGCATTACTGTTTCCTGAAATACTCAACTATTTGTTTAAATACACCAGGATTGGTtttcgtttaaaaaaaaaaaaaaactgctagtTAGAGCCAGTGATCTTTCAGATAGGTGGAAAGGAAAATGCATATTACAATAGTTATTGCTCCTTAAGAAAGtgtatcagatatgcagataataccactctaatggcagaaattgaagaggaactaaagagcctcttgctgagagtgaaaaaggagaataaaaaagctggtttgaaagtcaacattcaaagaactaagataaTGGTATTCAGTCctatcactttgtggcaaatagaagtTGAAAAGAAGTGACAGGCTTTATATTTTTGGgatccaaaaccactgtggatggtgactgcatccttgaaattaaatgacatttgctccttggaaggaaagctatgaccaacctagatagcatattaaaaagcaaagaaggtCCGTCTGAAGGTCCATCTTgttaaagctatggcttttccagttgtcatgtatgggtgggagagctggatcatagaaaaaggattgatgcttttgaattgtgatgctggaggagattcttgagagttccttggacagcaaggagaccaaatcagtcaatcctaaaggaaatcagtcctggatgttcattggaaggactcatactaaagctgaagcaccaaaaatttggcctcctgatgcaaagagcaaactcataggaaaagatcctgctgctgggaaagactgaaggcagaaggagaagagggtggcagaggatgagatgattagatagcacaaccaactcaatggacatgagacagtggagaaaagggaagcctggtatgctgtagcccatggggtcacaaagagttggacaaaacttagtgactgaacagcaaacaaCAACAGGGAAATGTTCATTAAATATTCTCTATTTTCTCATGGAAGCATCAATCATCACATTGCTCAATTTTTTCAGTAACTGTAGGATCTGTCAGATTTAACTTTAAAAGGAGAACAATGATTTAAGAGACTGTTCTAACATTTTTCAAGAGAGACTTTATCATTAATAAAGTGATTCCCTAATTTTTAGGTAAAAATTCAAGGTCTTCtgttcattggattctccaggcaaaaatactggagtgggttgccatctccttctccaggggatattcccaacccagggattgaacccgggtctcctgcattgcaggcagattctttaccgtctgagttaccagggaaacccagggtcTACTGAAATACCTCACTACTTCAAAAAGCATTTCATGAGCACATACTTATTCTATGGCCAACACAGTGTTCAATAGAAACTAAAAAGACAGGTTATCAGATGCCAATTAGTCAGTTCATGAAAGTAGTGGGTGAAATCCTCTTATGTCTCAAACTTGTGTGCATGAGTACATAACTATGAGCACCATATTGCTAATGTCATTTATAAACATCAATGACCGCATGGGTCACCTGAATTTCTGAACAGTACTGTTGACTTATAAATAATGTTTCCTCAGAGTCACTTGGTCCTTCCAAAAACTTTCTTATATTTGCAAAAAGGGAGGCACTTTGTTCACTTTCAAAATGGACATTTTTTTAATGCTGCAGTCATTACTGGACTTTTATTTAGTGTCAAGCTTGTCTAGATTGTAAAGATAGAGACATGGACCCTGGGATCACaacatttgaaataataaaagggCTAGTTTTACATAACTGAATATGTTTGTATTCTTAAAAACAATAGCTCTCTAGATATTTAAGTGGAATTCAACAAACTATAAATTGAAtgttaaaagttaaaagaatagctatttatttgtatgtatgttttaACAAAATTTATAAGCAATCTGACTTTCAAAATAAAGCTATTTCAATAACAATATCTAGTAATGGAAAGATTGAAATAATTGTATGGGATAACACAGAATTAAtgactataaaaatattgagCAAAAATAAGCTCTAAGGTGAAAAGGATGCTTTGAAAtacaaatgagaaagaaaggtGTCAGTTGGGGGAATAATAATATTTGTGTCATCCTTTTCCTTTGAAAGTAACATTGGACACTGATTTTGTTCAGACACTGCCTGGCCTGACATAATATTGAATGGGACTTATTGGTATATTTTGGCAGGTGCATAAAAGatgaatgtttttgttttgtgcaaTTATCAGACTCACTTCAATTTACTCAGAATAAATGGATTATTTCCTCTATAGCATCAGctcattccttttctttattaTAGCACTTAACACAATTTTTTGACTTGTATGTTTACAGTTTCAAGAAACTGTGCAACACTAGTGCTCCTTGAAGGTTCCTTGGTACGTGAAGCAGTTCTTGGCTCATTGTAGATACCGGCTAAACATTCATCAACTTGGATATATAAGAATTAATTGTGACAAAGGACAATTGTGGGTAAAATTTGAACCATGGTATAGACAGAAAATATCTGCCACATCCTGAAAAAATAGATTACTAGAGAGGAGAGAAAGCATGAAAACCCTAGGAGGTCAGAATGACGTTGATAAACTCTAGAGATGATATAATTCCTCCGGAGACAAACCCTAAATCTTTGTTTGAACCATTCTTTGTTTcaggaattaataaataaaaataaattgtttggaaatgtttgttttctgttatgGCCTAAGGAGGAAACTGTCTAATTGAAAATGTCTGTCACAggtggagaaaaataaatgggtGTCATTCATGGACATGAGGGTGCCATCACACATTGTCTCCCCGAGGTGACAGCAAGTCTTATCAGCAGTTGTGATCACATTCTTCTAAACCATGGGATCAAAGACCCTGCATGATAAATgctacaaaattataaaatactataaCTTAGCTCACCATAGTCAACATGTGTTATTAacaattttgtatatatatgtacatatatggcCATATCatacattgatttgtggatatagagaaatattctagaaatataaagaaatgttaatAATGGTAAATTCGAGAAGCAAGATTGGAAGATCAGAGTggggcaaagaaaaggaaatattttactttatattctttTAGAGATTAAATGTTTTACTATGAGAATGTATAacttttaatgtaaaattaatgtatatatacagatatacacgTAAAAGTAAAATACCTACATATATAATGCCCAACCTTTTGCACACAATGCACTCCCATGTCACCTGTAAAACTATAAACTGAGTCTTTAGCTTTTCTGTCATTAGCTTATAGCTTTTAATCATGGATTTAAAATCGACATTTCTGCAATACAGTTAAACATTGGATCTGGTTCtcataaatataacttttatttaatacataaagaaaaaaacaatgcaaGTTTAGTTCAAAAGTACCTTTCTTCTGATCAGTTTCCAAAAAGCTTGTTTCACATCCTTGTTCCTCAAACTATAAATGATGGGGTTCAACATAGGGCTTACAAAAGTGTAGAAAATAGCAATGATTTTGGACTGCTCCACTGACTGGTCTGTGGGAGGTCTAACGTACATACAGAACAGGGTCCCATAAAACACAGTCACTGCCACCAGATGGGACCCACAGGTGGAAAAAGCTTTGTGCCTGCCTTTAGCAGAACGCATCCTCAAGATGGCAGTGAGAATAAAGATGTAGGAGATGAGGATTATGAGAAGAGAGTTGGAGAGGTTAAATCCTGCCACCACAAACATGGATGTCTCCTTAATATAAGTATCAGAGCAGGAGAGTCGAATGAGGGGTGGGTCAGCACAATAGAAGTGATTAATGACATTGGAGCCACAGAAAGTCAAGTGGTATGTCCACATGGTTTCCATCAGGCCACTAAGGAATCCGTAGGTATATGGACCAGCAATCAGGCAAATGCAGACCCCTTTAGACATCTTGCTGCTATAAATCAAAGGATTACAGATGGCCATGTACCTATCATAAGCCATCACAGCTAGCATGTAATATTCAGTAATCACCATGGCAATGAAAAAATAGCACTGGATTAAACAAGCAGTGTAGGAAATGGTTTTTTTCTCTGATAAGAAGTTCACCAACATCTTGGGAGTCACGTTAGTGGAATAGCACAAAT contains the following coding sequences:
- the LOC122688074 gene encoding olfactory receptor 1030, whose amino-acid sequence is MLAPKKMGRRNSTLVTEFVLLGLTDRPDLQPILFVLFLGIYLITMGGNLGMLLLIRIDPRLHTPMYFFLASLSCLDLCYSTNVTPKMLVNFLSEKKTISYTACLIQCYFFIAMVITEYYMLAVMAYDRYMAICNPLIYSSKMSKGVCICLIAGPYTYGFLSGLMETMWTYHLTFCGSNVINHFYCADPPLIRLSCSDTYIKETSMFVVAGFNLSNSLLIILISYIFILTAILRMRSAKGRHKAFSTCGSHLVAVTVFYGTLFCMYVRPPTDQSVEQSKIIAIFYTFVSPMLNPIIYSLRNKDVKQAFWKLIRRKVLLN